A single Nicotiana tabacum cultivar K326 chromosome 5, ASM71507v2, whole genome shotgun sequence DNA region contains:
- the LOC107775335 gene encoding uncharacterized protein LOC107775335 — MLENVMISVHGADVMPFIFGDFARDLLAQVKSLTVKAIYDQIKYFPTEILIFRNLRKLNMVLVLTDDFDIVKISPLRRLSSFLIFECCAIEDNKGSKRKWHN; from the exons ATGTTGGAAAATGTAATGATTAGTGTTCATGGAGCTGATGTAATGCCATTCATATTTGGTGATTTTGCAAGAGATTTACTTGCTCAGGTCAAATCTTTAACCGTTAAAGCGATTTATGATCAG ATAAAATACTTCCCAACAGAGATACTAATATTCAGAAACCTTAGGAAACTAAACATGGTACTTGTGCTCACGGACGACTTTGACATAGTCAAAATTTCCCCTCTTAGGCGCCTGTCCTCTTTTCTGATATTTGAATGTTGTG CAATCGAGGACAACAAGGGAAGCAAGAGGAAGTGGCATAATTAG